The genomic interval CTCGGGAAAGTCCGCGCCGTCTACCGTCGGGCCGTACAGGTTGCCGAGGTGGTCCAGGGCCTGGGTGACGAGGAGCACGTCCTGCCCGGCGCGGGCCAGCCGCCACGCGAGTTCGGTCCCGGCGAGGCCCGCGCCGATCACGGCCACATCGTAGAGGTGCCCCGGCTGCGGCAGGCTGCGGGGAGAAAGGGGACCAGACATCGGGACGAAGTGTAGGGCATCGGGGCGTCCCTTCTCCCCTTCCCCACCGTCCCTTCACACGGTCAGCCCGCCTACCGTCGGCGGCGGCGCAGGCCCCCTAGCGTGGACGGCATGACTCAGATGGGAGAGCAGGGCGGCAGGGTCCTCACGCGCAGTGAAGCGACCGCACACGGCGGGCGCAACGGCTACATCGAGACGCCAGACCACCACCTCGGCGTCAAGTTCAGCGTGCCGCAGGAACTCGGCGGGGACGGCGGCGTGGGCACCAACCCCGAGCAACTGTTCGCCGCCGCCTACGCCGCGTCCTTCCAGAGCGCCATCGGCATGGTCGCCCGGCGCGACGGGATCACCTTCGGGACCTCGCAGGTGACCGGGGTGGTGGGCCTGCGCCGCGAGGACGACGCGGACCCCAGCTATCACCTCGACGTGGAGCTTCGCGTCCTGCTGCCGGGCCTGAGCCGCGAGCAGGCCGAGCGGATGGTGCAGGAGGCGAAGGCCCTGTGCCCCTACTGCCGCGCCCTGGGTGAGTCGGTGGGCGTGCGACTGACGGTGGTGGACGAGGAAGCGGGGGGGTAGAGCGACCCCTCACCCTGCTGCTGCGCAGCGCCCCTCTCCCAGGGGAGAGGAGTGAAACTCTTTTGACTCGGCCTGGGTCCCGAACCGCTCAGCGGTCGGTCGTCGCCGTGTACGTGCCGTCCGCGTTCGCCGTGAAGGTCACCGTGCCCTGACGGTCGGTTCGGTAGACGCGGGCGCCGGTCTCGCGGTAGAGGTTCAGGGCCGTCTGGGTCGGGTGCCCGTAGTTGTTCTCCCCCACGCCGATCACCACGTTCTCGGGTCGCACGGTGGCGAGCCAGGCCGGATGATCGCCATTGGCCGCGCCGTGGTGAATGCTCTTGTAAAGCTGGAAGGGACCCTTGATCTCGGGTCGGTCCTGCTCCAGCCACGCCTCGGTCTCGGGCTTCTCGCTGTCGCCGGTCAGCAGGGCGCGGAACTCCCCGAACTCGATCCGCACGCCCACGCTGTTCTCGTTCTGGTCGTCGCCCATGCCTGGAGGCGGGGCGATGACCCGGACCCGCACGCTGCCGAGGTTCACGACCTGCTTGTTCGCCTTCTGGA from Deinococcus terrestris carries:
- a CDS encoding Ohr family peroxiredoxin → MTQMGEQGGRVLTRSEATAHGGRNGYIETPDHHLGVKFSVPQELGGDGGVGTNPEQLFAAAYAASFQSAIGMVARRDGITFGTSQVTGVVGLRREDDADPSYHLDVELRVLLPGLSREQAERMVQEAKALCPYCRALGESVGVRLTVVDEEAGG